TTTAACATGCGGTTTTAATTTGGGTAATTAAAGATAGTAATTTTATAAAAAGCACGTCATTGCGATGACCGGTTCCTACGGTCAGAAGCAATCTGCCCGAACAGGAAGTTCATTGCCAAGTGAGCTAATACTTAGGTTTCTCGCTTCGCTCGAAATGACAAGTTGTAACCTTTAACAACATAATATTGTCATTCCGACTGAAAGGAGGAACCTGAATTCAATAAATGTACCAGGTAGTTTTCGCGTCTCATTGGTCCCATTCGTCTCATGGGTCCCAAAAAAACACCGAATGAATTTCAAAAAATTAACCTGTAACCCCCTTCACTAGCCCCGGCCTGAAGGCCGGGGGATTCTACGGATTATTTGTGTCGTGTGGGCCCCGGCCTGAAGGCCGGGGCCAGTGAAGGCGGGGTAGTGAAGGCGGGGCTAGTGAAGGCCGGGGCTATTGCATTCACTCCCTCCAAACCAATACACCCGCGGGTTTTAATACTTTTTCACCTACAAATATTTTAGAACTTTCAGGAATTTTCATGGTGAAGTCATCCGAAGAATAATTCACGGCAACATAAAAACCGTCGCGCCAGTAAACATACACACCTTGCGGATAATCTTCAGTGGTGGCTCCGTTGTTGGTATATAACTGAGTTAAAATATCCTTTTCCAACTTAAAATCATCGGTACTGACACCGATATACGTAACAGAACCTTTGCCAATCCTGTGTTTTACAACGGCAGTTTTGCCTTTATAGAACTGATTATCATATGTGGCAAGTACATCTTCATTCTTATCCGGTTCAAGCAGATCGGCCCAGTTATTCCAGTTGTAATGATTTGATCCCATCAGAATGTCACCCTTCCCGTTATTGGAAAGCATGTCGGTGGCTTTAACATGTGCTCCGATCAGACCTGATATCGGTGCCGCCGTTTCCGCTTCCCAGAAATGACCTCTCCTGTCTTTGGTCGCCGTGCGACAGGTGATTATCAGGTTTCCGCCATTGGCAGCATAATCATTCCATTTTTTAACCAATGCGGAATCGACCATTTCGTAAGCCGGAACAATTAAAAATTTATAGTTGGAAAAATCATCCGATTCCCGGATTACATCAACAGGAGCGCCCAGGGATTTCCCCAGTGCAAGAAATTTAACCGGGTAATTCCATGTATCCCATTGGTAGGTCTGCTTCTGCCGGTCGATTGACCAGTAATTTTCGAGGTTCCAGAGAATAGCCGTTGACCTGGCAGCCAGTTTTTCAGGAAGCTTAGCACCCGGTTTGTATTGTTGTCGTAATCCGTTGATCTCTTTGTTGAATTGGATATAATCTTCACCGCCGGGAGACGGAGTTACACCGTCTGTCTGGATCACGCCAGAATGGTATTGTTCAGCACTGTAAAGGATTTGACGGAACCGGTAGGAACAGGCCACTTTTCCACCGGCTGCAAAGGAATGGTACAGCCACATCCGCACCGTACCGGGCAAAAGGAGGGGATTATACGATCCCCAGTTAACAGGACCAGGTTGCATCTCCATTACCCCGGTAACACTTCCAACCGATTTGTAGTACTCTGACGCAAATAAAACAGCGGAACTATTGCCTAAGCGAAAGCCCAGCTCACCTATATTATCGCTGCCGCCATTCGGGTATGCCGTGTAGGTTGCAAAATCAAGCATTTTTGTCCTCCGTGGATCGGAGCCAGTGCATACGGCCGTGTAATTAGTCGTGATGTACTGATTTTTCGAAATGTATTTTCGTAAAATCCCGGCCTGGAAATCGAGAAAATCAGCCTGCGAATCAGCTAAATACCTTTTAAAATCGAGTAAAGCATGTGGATTATTCCCCCACCAACCTACAAGGTTTGTATTGGGAATAATTACCTCGTCGAAACTGTTGAACCACTGGCTCCAAAAAGCGGTTCCCCAGGAAGAATTCAGTGCATCAATTGTTTTGTATTCGTTTCTTAACCATTGCCTGAATGCCTCCTGCGAAGAAGGACTGTAATCGGCCTGTGCCTGGGGTTCATTATCTAATTGCCATCCGATCACATTGTTATTTTGACCGTATCGTTTGGCCATTTCGGTTACAATTCTCTCGGTAAACATACGGAACTTAGGATTGACAATAGATTCTAACCCGCGGGTACCATTCTCGCCCCGTATGTAATGACCGTCCATTATAAAGGTCTCCGGGTAGTTTAACCGCATCCAGGTGGGTGTGGTTGCCGATGGGGTGCACATCAGTACTTTCAGGTTATACTTTGCACAAAGGCTTACCACTTTATCGAGCCATACAAAATCGAACCGGCCTTCCTCGGGTTCCATTTTAAACCAGGCAAACTCCGCCAGGTGGACAAACTCAAAACCCATATCAGCAATTTTCCGGATATCTCGCTCCCACTGGCTTTCGTTCCAATGTTCAGGGTAATAGTAAATGCCTGTCGTTATCAGTTCCTTTTCAGGGAAATATGGACTGGCATCCTGTGATTTTACATTATTTCCTAATGTTACAGCTGCGAGAAACAGTATGGCTAAATGCTTAATCATCTTTTTAACAGTAAGTTAATTATCGGATCTCAATAAATTCTGGTTCATACGGGGCAATCACAAAATTTCCTGCGTAATCCTTATCAGTCAGGATACTGTGTGAACTTCCCTTAATTTGAATTTCCCTTGGTTCCCCGCTTACATTAAGGTATAGATAATGGTTTTTGTCGATTTGCCTTGCCATAATACCTGACGGAACATCAGGTCCCTTTTTAATTTTAAGGTCAATAATCAAATCATCAATCAGGCTCCCAAGAACGTCTCCGTTTGCCGGAAGACCTACATAAATGGCCCTTCCTTTACCATAGGAATTTGAGGTCATTATCGGATAATCCTTATCGAGGCTGGTAAGTGATCCGATCACCTCAGCGCCTCCAGGTTGAATTATATCAAACCTCGACGATTCGGTATCCATTGCTTTTCCCTTATAGGTAAATTCAATCTTTTTCCCTGTATAGGCCTTACGGGATAATTCGTTCATTAACTCCGTTTCTTCAAAACTTCCGACACGGATGCCAAAAACATCACTTAAACGGCCCGGCCGGGTGGTGGAGAACACTTGTCCCGATTCGTCAACAATGGCCGAATTACTGGTCATAATAACGGTTCCGCCATTCTTAACAAAGTTGCGTATTTTGGTTGCTGTTGTTTCATCCATTACTGCGACACCCGGAACAATTAAGATTTTATAATCCAGTGAACTTTTGCTGATCTCTGCGACCCTGGCATCCATATTTCTCCAATAAAACAGATCCCAGCAGGCCTGTAATTGGCTATCATGTTGTTCAGGAAAAGCGGAACTGACAATCTGGCTGGGAAATGAAAAGGCCAAACCGACTTCTGCCTGGAGTTTGTATGGGAAGAACCTTTCTATCTTTTTAAATTCCGTGGCAATTTTTTTGTATTCATCATATTTCCGGTTTGGAAGGCCATCCCAATCAACCATTCCTTCAAGAAACTGTTCTTCCCCGGCAACCATACTCTGCCATGTCCAGCCGCATACCATCTGGTTGCCATACATCAAGCTGGCATAAGCCGATTTGCGTATTGAATTTGGTACAGCACTGTGTGTGGTAAATTCACTGCACCAGAAGGGATTTGTGCTTTCGAACTGAATCCGGGCTATTCCGAATGCCGCATTCATAACCCCGAAATTGGTGATTAAATTGTTTCCCGGGTAGAAACCGCAACCCTCGCGGGTCATTTTTCCGGAATAGGCAATATCTGAATAATCAAAATATTTCATCCAACTGTAATACCACGCATTTGTATTGGTGTTCGCATTGGGTGCATTGGCTTTGACCAAATCAATTACCTTAAAAAGCAACTGATTGATCTCATCCGAAATAAAGCGTCTGAAATCCAGTATTTTCTCCGGAGCTCCGCCCCTGGAACCTTCTGCCGGTAATCCGATTTCTTCCCATTGATTTATTCTGCGTGACCACCGTTGTGTAGCCCAGGCTTCATTTAAGTTTTCAAGATTGGTATATTTAATTTTTAACCATTGAATAAAACGTAGCCTGACCGTTTCAGAATAAGAAATGGGTCCGTCTCCCGATTCGTTGTCAATGCCGAATGCCAGCAACGCCGGGTGGTTTGCATACCGTTTTGAAATGGCATCGGTAAACCGCAGAGCATATTTCTGATAGTTCGGGTCGCCTACGTCATCCATGTAACGGTGGTTAGGGTACTTTGTATCCCCGTTTACATCGGTAATGTTTATTGACGGGTACTTTTGATGGATCCAAAGCGGGGCAGGACGAATGGCAATATCAAGAATTACTTTGATACCGGCTTTACTGAATTCGTTCATGACCGTATCAAACCATTCAAAGTCGAAATGACCATCG
The window above is part of the Bacteroidales bacterium genome. Proteins encoded here:
- a CDS encoding beta-galactosidase, whose amino-acid sequence is MIKHLAILFLAAVTLGNNVKSQDASPYFPEKELITTGIYYYPEHWNESQWERDIRKIADMGFEFVHLAEFAWFKMEPEEGRFDFVWLDKVVSLCAKYNLKVLMCTPSATTPTWMRLNYPETFIMDGHYIRGENGTRGLESIVNPKFRMFTERIVTEMAKRYGQNNNVIGWQLDNEPQAQADYSPSSQEAFRQWLRNEYKTIDALNSSWGTAFWSQWFNSFDEVIIPNTNLVGWWGNNPHALLDFKRYLADSQADFLDFQAGILRKYISKNQYITTNYTAVCTGSDPRRTKMLDFATYTAYPNGGSDNIGELGFRLGNSSAVLFASEYYKSVGSVTGVMEMQPGPVNWGSYNPLLLPGTVRMWLYHSFAAGGKVACSYRFRQILYSAEQYHSGVIQTDGVTPSPGGEDYIQFNKEINGLRQQYKPGAKLPEKLAARSTAILWNLENYWSIDRQKQTYQWDTWNYPVKFLALGKSLGAPVDVIRESDDFSNYKFLIVPAYEMVDSALVKKWNDYAANGGNLIITCRTATKDRRGHFWEAETAAPISGLIGAHVKATDMLSNNGKGDILMGSNHYNWNNWADLLEPDKNEDVLATYDNQFYKGKTAVVKHRIGKGSVTYIGVSTDDFKLEKDILTQLYTNNGATTEDYPQGVYVYWRDGFYVAVNYSSDDFTMKIPESSKIFVGEKVLKPAGVLVWRE
- a CDS encoding beta-galactosidase, which translates into the protein MKQIMIFILVLAGMLVYGSLSGNAQQLYVGCNYHPHDNKNSVKIKSDIELMKAAGFSVVRLGHLAWDSYEPSDGHFDFEWFDTVMNEFSKAGIKVILDIAIRPAPLWIHQKYPSINITDVNGDTKYPNHRYMDDVGDPNYQKYALRFTDAISKRYANHPALLAFGIDNESGDGPISYSETVRLRFIQWLKIKYTNLENLNEAWATQRWSRRINQWEEIGLPAEGSRGGAPEKILDFRRFISDEINQLLFKVIDLVKANAPNANTNTNAWYYSWMKYFDYSDIAYSGKMTREGCGFYPGNNLITNFGVMNAAFGIARIQFESTNPFWCSEFTTHSAVPNSIRKSAYASLMYGNQMVCGWTWQSMVAGEEQFLEGMVDWDGLPNRKYDEYKKIATEFKKIERFFPYKLQAEVGLAFSFPSQIVSSAFPEQHDSQLQACWDLFYWRNMDARVAEISKSSLDYKILIVPGVAVMDETTATKIRNFVKNGGTVIMTSNSAIVDESGQVFSTTRPGRLSDVFGIRVGSFEETELMNELSRKAYTGKKIEFTYKGKAMDTESSRFDIIQPGGAEVIGSLTSLDKDYPIMTSNSYGKGRAIYVGLPANGDVLGSLIDDLIIDLKIKKGPDVPSGIMARQIDKNHYLYLNVSGEPREIQIKGSSHSILTDKDYAGNFVIAPYEPEFIEIR